A part of Vigna radiata var. radiata cultivar VC1973A chromosome 11, Vradiata_ver6, whole genome shotgun sequence genomic DNA contains:
- the LOC106777159 gene encoding methylesterase 3 — translation MEGKKKRRLVLVHGAQHGAWCWYKLSALLNSAGLEVTCLDMASSGIHPKQVLDITSVSEYVEPLLQFLRSLPPEERVILVGHSFGGLCISLAMEFFPHKIAVAVFVTAWMPGPNFSYLTLLQEFKHRLSLKSNLDSKTVSDENSNSHEKRYVTPDPQSLASNLYQLSPPEDFTLALSLVRPFPIFSDEDLQENIQLTEENHGTVGRVYIVCEQDKLIEQDFQLSIIERNPPDEVKVIPGADHMPMFSKPQQLFSYLQEIANIYY, via the exons ATggaagggaagaagaagaggcGTCTGGTGTTGGTTCACGGAGCCCAGCATGGAGCCTGGTGTTGGTATAAGCTCTCTGCTCTTCTTAATTCCGCCGGACTGGAAGTCACGTGTCTCGACATGGCTTCATCCGGCATCCATCCAAAGCAGGTGCTCGACATCACTTCAGTTTCAGAATATGTTGAACCTTTGCTCCAATTTCTACGATCTTTACCACCAGAGGAACGAGTCATCCTCGTCGGTCATAGTTTTGGAGGCTTGTGCATTTCTCTAGCCATGGAGTTCTTCCCCCACAAAATTGCGGTTGCGGTTTTCGTTACCGCCTGGATGCCTGGTCCCAACTTTAGCTATCTCACACTGTTACAAGAG TTCAAGCACAGGTTAAGCTTGAAATCCAATTTGGACTCCAAGACTGTGTCTGATGAAAATTCCAACAGTCATGAGAAGCGATATGTAACACCCGATCCTCAAAGCTTAGCATCCAACCTTTACCAGCTATCTCCACCAGAG GACTTCACCCTGGCGTTGTCACTAGTGAGACCCTTTCCCATCTTCAGTGATGAAGATTTGCAAGAAAATATTCAACTCACAGAAGAGAACCATGGAACTGTGGGCAGAGTCTATATAGTGTGTGAACAAGACAAATTAATAGAGCAGGATTTTCAACTGTCAATCATTGAAAGAAACCCTCCTGATGAGGTCAAAGTGATTCCTGGAGCTGATCACATGCCCATGTTCTCTAAACCACAACAGCTTTTCTCTTACCTTCAAGAGATTGCCAACATCTATTACTAG